A single region of the Anoplolepis gracilipes chromosome 1, ASM4749672v1, whole genome shotgun sequence genome encodes:
- the Ptip gene encoding uncharacterized protein Ptip, producing the protein MGDIRAGIEDLKLDGALFANVKYYVSGEGDPKILNLLQEGGAERSNYFSDFVTHLIAGYEALENDISQAKDIYEIPAVTQNWILYSVKCNKLLPAKYFSPEENQLFSNIRICISQISRADSKSLWAMITLQGGKCQLHLDRYCTHLITGKASGVKYETATRHHIPIVTPDWVTECCKKGTLVSEVEYHPRLLMSPNSSTAMITGFMDEDTDNSVAQEEQDRTKAMLEQLKQRMPWNQPSPPVSSSTTHSLGATNTATVSYSTNGQNTVNMQPQQLARSVPSSSLGTSANVPSVSDQNVVNINQANWLSQSSQQSNVSQQIKTMPSQMQQQELSQQQMNIQHQLIQQQPLTSQQPLTQQQLAPHQQQMQQPSYNQQQIINQQLLPQVQQQQQLIGQQQSLMPQQQQQQQINSQLPQHQITAQQQQLLTSQQKQLNQHQIIQQQQINQQQLPTQQPHLTSQQQQQVQLATQQQQQQIVMQQQQQLPSQQQQIATQHQLIQQVPSQQLATDQRLILLQQQQQQQQQKIQQISQQLQQSAPQSSQFVIKDGQLQQQPQNQQLIGPNQQGFIVKREWQQQQQQQYHLQRQQQIGPLRSEAQWNQLPRHLIQLDKQTHLQLQQMDTQQRAQFIYKLQKQRNLILQRQMHNRQQGPHIAVIRNPGKPVQSTSLQWIPQVQPQLMGPQLTPTPVQKPVHSGVQPPALTPINSSNQVIVPTGQAVQGPQVSQTGQTFQQGQLTPQQIVQLQMQKQQQMARLQQLQHLQQQQQQGVQQEAPLTPLPNNAHIPPDQQLVVNAKTKTALANMLTNRLQGGAAESSAAGQLRLMTAQHRPPPPPSQDPQLLAAYQRRNLGNITNGAPSGAPIKMQYPPVMPQPKTQFYGHKPDLKLPPDLFLFGCIFVIVEYDIQRPNEVSVWKQVIERHGGEVKPQYCTRATHVLAITQKHPTVVQALREGKRCVSAHWLSDVVNKQQLLPPWHALHFPTPFSLTELPCVNQIVSFSGFEGEERAKVKYMLETLGAKYTNYFSKHNNLLVCRRPDGQKFKKAREWSTNVVNAQWLTDLFCGQMNALHQLESSKYQQFSLNNPFRLDYSLVPHLMAAWKIPMEIAQESYDKINQVSQGPNSIRKYKKPRLDGPLLNKDPHLLGLDEPIVVSNPDPPPPDKQPRILFSGINPRKHAKRIRELGGALAASWRDATHLIMSAPLRTVKLLCCLSRCKFIVSLQWLLDCSTKNTFVDESAYMLGDAEFEKNFNCNIEKALASPNRGTVLKSKIFFVTPSVIPSPSAMAEIIESAGGTMEKTRRTVAQIQEMNTGKLNYIIITHENDLHLLSDVLRANISVYSAEIVLGAIARQYFQPDANQV; encoded by the exons AGCAGACAGCAAGTCACTTTGGGCAATGATAACATTGCAAGGTGGCAAATGTCAGCTACATTTGGATAGATATTGCACTCATTTGATCACAGGCAAAGCGAGCGGTGTAAAATATGAAACTGCAACAAGACATCATATACCTATTGTAACTCCTGATTGGGTGACAGAATGTTGTAAGAAAGGTACTCTCGTTAGCGAAGTGGAATATCATCCCAGATTACTGATGTCTCCAAACAGCTCGACGGCTATGATCACTGGATTTATGGATGAAGATACTGATAACAGTGTTGCACAAGAAGAGCAGGATCGGACTAAGGCCATGTTAGAGCAACTCAAGCAACGCATGCCGTGGAACCAGCCAAGTCCACCTGTGTCATCAAGTACCACGCATAGTCTTGGTGCAACCAACACAGCAACTGTTTCTTATTCCACGAATGGACAGAATACCGTGAATATGCAACCGCAACAACTTGCACGATCAGTTCCCTCATCTAGTTTGGGAACATCCGCAAATGTTCCATCAGTTTCTGATCAAAatgttgttaatattaatcaagCAAATTGGCTTTCACAATCTTCTCAGCAAAGCAATGTTTCTcaacaaataaaaactatGCCATCGCAAATGCAACAACAAGAATTATCTCAACAACAAATGAATATACAACATCAATTGATCCAACAACAACCATTAACATCGCAGCAGCCATTAACACAACAACAACTCGCGCCGCATCAACAACAGATGCAACAGCCATCATATAACCaacaacaaattataaatcagcAACTATTACCTCAGGtacaacaacaacagcaacTAATAGGGCAGCAACAATCATTGATGccgcaacagcagcagcagcagcaaatAAATTCACAGTTACCTCAGCATCAAATAACTGCACAGCAACAGCAATTATTAACTTCACAACAAAAGCAATTGAATCAACATCAAATAATCCAACAACAACAGATAAATCAGCAACAGTTACCGACGCAACAGCCACATTTGACGtcgcaacaacaacaacaagtGCAATTGGCAacacaacagcagcagcagcagatAGTAatgcaacagcagcagcaattACCTTCTCAACAACAGCAGATTGCGACTCAGCATCAGTTGATCCAACAAGTTCCATCACAGCAACTCGCCACCGATCAAAgacttattttattacaacagcagcagcagcaacaacaacaaaaaatacaacAGATTTCGCAGCAACTGCAACAATCTGCCCCGCAAAGTTCACAATTTGTCATAAAGGACGGCCAATTACAACAACAGCCACAAAATCAACAGTTAATCGGACCGAATCAGCAAGGATTTATCGTAAAACGAGAATGgcaacagcaacaacaacaacagtaTCATTTACAGAGACAACAGCAAATTGGACCTCTGAGATCCGAAGCGCAATGGAATCAACTTCCCAGACATTTGATTCAATTGGACAAGCAAACACATCTGCAATTGCAACAGATGGACACTCAACAGAGAGCCCAGTTTATTTACAAGCTTCAGAAGCAGCGAAATCTTATATTGCAGAGACAGATGCACAATCGTCAGCAAGGACCGCATATTGCTGTTATCAGGAATCCTGGTAAACCAGTACAGTCGACCAGTTTACAATGGATTCCACAAGTTCAACCTCAGTTAATGGGACCGCAACTCACGCCAACTCCTGTACAGAAACCCGTGCATTCTGGGGTACAGCCACCGGCGTTAACTCCGATAAATTCTTCCAATCAGGTCATTGTGCCAACTGGACAGGCTGTTCAAGGACCGCAAGTGTCGCAGACAGGACAGACATTCCAACAGGGACAATTAACACCTCAGCAAATAGTACAGTTACAGATGCAAAAGCAGCAACAAATGGCTAGATTGCAACAGCTGCAGCATCTTcaacagcagcaacaacaaggTGTGCAGCAGGAGGCGCCATTAACGCCTCTGCCAAATAATGCGCATATTCCACCGGATCAGCAACTTGTCGTGAATGCTAAAACAAAAACCGCGCTAGCTAATATGCTAACGAACAGACTGCAAGGCGGTGCTGCCGAAAGTAGTGCGGCTGGTCAATTGAGATTGATGACCGCGCAGCACAGACCTCCACCTCCTCCTTCGCAGGATCCACAGCTCTTGGCTGCTTATCAAAGAAGAAATTTGGGAAATATAACAAATGGTGCGCCTTCAGGAGCACCAATAAAGATGCAATATCCTCCAGTAATGCCGCAGCCCAAGACTCAATTTTATGGTCACAAGCCAGACTTGAAAC TGCCACCAGATCTATTTCTGTTCGGATGTATTTTCGTTATTGTTGAATATGATATACAGCGCCCGAACGAAGTCTCAGTCTGGAAACAAGTTATCGAGAGACACGGTGGCGAGGTAAAACCGCAATATTGCACTCGTGCAACGCATGTACTAGCGATCACGCAAAAACATCCAACGGTGGTGCAAGCTTTACGCGAGGGAAAACGTTGCGTCAGCGCGCATTGGCTTTCTGACGTTGTCAATAAGCAACAACTGTTACCACCTTGGCATGCTTTGCACTTTCCAACGCCGTTCAGCTTGACTGAACTTCCATGTGTCAATCAAATTGTATCGTTTTCTGGATTCGAGGGAGAGGAACGAGCAAAAGTCAAATACATGTTAGAGACTTTAGGAGCCAAGTACACGAACTACTTCTCCAAACATAATAATCTTCTCGTTTGCAGAAG gcCAGATGGACAGAAGTTTAAAAAGGCACGCGAGTGGTCAACTAACGTTGTAAATGCACAATGGTTGACAGATTTGTTTTGTGGACAAATGAACGCTTTGCATCAACTCGAGAGTTCAAAGTATCAACAATTTAGTCTGAATAATCCTTTCAGACTGGATTATTCACTTGTGCCTCATCTCATGG CTGCTTGGAAAATACCAATGGAAATTGCTCAAGAATCGTATGACAAGATAAATCAAGTTAGTCAGGGTCCAAATTCGAtcagaaaatacaaaaagccGCGATTGGATGGACCATTACTAAATAAGGATCCGCATCTTTTGGGTTTGGATGAACCGATTGTCGTTAGCAATCCTGATCCTCCACCACCTGATAAACAACccagaatattattttctggtATAAATCCCAGAAAACATGCCAAG AGAATTCGAGAACTGGGAGGTGCTTTGGCTGCTAGTTGGCGAGATGCCACTCATCTGATAATGTCGGCACCGTTACGAACAGTGAAATTATTGTGTTGTCTATCGCGATGTAAATTTATTGTCAGTTTGCAATGGTTGCTCGATTGTTCCACGAAAAACACTTTCGTAGATGAAAGCGCGTATATGCTCGGCGATGCAGAATTTGAGAAGAACTTCAATTGCAATATCGAGAAAGCTTTAGCGAGTCCTAATCGAGGAACAGTACTTAAg agtaagatattttttgtcaCACCGAGTGTGATACCATCTCCTTCGGCGATGGCGGAAATAATAGAAAGTGCAGGAGGTACGATGGAAAAGACACGTAGAACAGTTGCGCAGATACAAGAAATGAATAccggaaaattaaattatatcatcatAACTCATGAAAATGACCTTCATCTGCTTTCGGATGTCTTACGTGCAAATATCA gTGTCTATAGTGCGGAAATTGTATTGGGCGCAATTGCACGACAATACTTTCAACCTGACGCGAATCaagtttaa
- the LOC140663962 gene encoding uncharacterized protein, protein MWLHCGILIHIFGFFVKSSELLDDAVGYSSFLDRKLTLKLKTATQLKHNLGKVLHELPKQSYELFHSVKTIEDYLKNGGSLIECLDVLPSVMHAPIAEQIDIILESMEDHLPKYVLPAISFIRRSLSQSVLDADEIYRPTFGPLKADPLEKIPLTELKKAASPLTYRKPIKTLVGPWPKIIGETASLINNKIIPPRRELIAYVLANLRISDTTAEVRESIAYLVEYLRLHGERELTGFSVSSDPYVLVANAISSLLLQNETLIGLNTLLPFLRKPAECRESAEFVNFFQNNTLNYTLLILRDKVISRSKAGMMLLSILQNYTDAWDTISPFEYTSWRDLLLAFVSQLRRWQTHQNRMSNIVDSVYGDLILRNTRKHWQLLRNSIIAAPVLTAIARRESSSKIRRLLMEVASDRSVKTEVWQKALAFSSSEDIGGPMGAVLKTLKALLASGLLDQTALLINIAELVTMYDNRINQGQAECVNRLETYLTNVTQVKTMNKEMMIENIDVEDLLQALPDLDIYTDEYRTLKNFLSQKNLEAKIGQVDVNAHPTRGRLLAQLLQMTEHANGVDDSLRHLAKQFVDNVAYEGYGAGALLYRSS, encoded by the exons ATGTGGCTTCATTGTGGCATATTGATCCATATATTTggattttttgtaaaatcgtCTGAATTGCTTGACGATGCTGTGGGATATTCCTCGTTCCTGGATAGAAAATTaacgttaaaattaaaaacggcGACGCAGTTAAAACATAATCTCGGAAAAGTTCTTCACGAGTTGCCG AAGCAAAGTTATGAGCTGTTCCATTCCGTAAAAACTATCGAAGATTACTTGAAGAACGGAGGTTCATTGATTGAATGTCTCGATGTTTTACCTTCCGTAATGCATGCGCCTATCGCGGAACAGATAGATATTATTCTCGAATCCATGGAGGATCACTTGCCCAAGTATGTCCTGCCAGCGATATCCTTCATCAGGCGATCTTTGTCGCAAAGTGTTTTAGACGCCGATGAAATCTACAGACCGACTTTTGGACCACTGAAGGCTGATCCATTGGAAAAGATCCCTCTAACAGAGCTGAAGAAAGCAGCCTCGCCTTTGACGTATCGCAAACCAATCAAGACTCTCGTAGGACCCTGGCCAAAAATAATCGGCGAGACAGCATCGTTAATCAACAACAAGATCATTCCTCCACGTCGCGAACTTATTGCTTATGTGTTGGCGAATTTGAGGATATCCGATACGACAGCGGAAGTAAGAGAATCGATCGCGTATCTCGTTGAATACTTGCGATTGCATGGCGAGCGTGAATTGACCGGCTTCAGCGTGTCATCCGATCCATATGTGTTGGTCGCTAATGCTATTTCGAGTCTGTTACTGCAAAATGAAACTCTGATTGGCTTAAATACATTGTTGCCGTTTTTGAGGAAGCCCGCCGAATGTCGAGAATCTGCAGAATTTGTCAACTTCTTTCAGAATAATACCTTAAATTATACACTTCTTATATTGAGAGATAAGGTAATCTCCAGGTCAAAAGCTGGTATGATGCTCTTATccatattgcaaaattacacGGACGCATGGGATACCATCTCGCCCTTCGAGTACACGTCCTGGAGAGACTTGCTGCTCGCTTTCGTCAGCCAACTCAGGCGTTGGCAGACTCATCAGAATAGAATGTCAAATATTGTGGACAGCGTCTACGGCGATCTCATTCTGAGAAATACTCGAAAGCATTGGCAACTCCTGAGGAATTCTATTATTGCTGCACCAGTCCTCACCGCTATAGCCAGAAGAGAGAGTTCCTCTAAAATTCGAAGACTCCTCATGGAAGTGGCTTCGGACAGAAGCGTCAAGACGGAAGTCTGGCAGAAGGCTCTCGCTTTTTCTTCTTCAGAGGATATCGGCGGACCAATGGGTGCAGTTTTGAAGACGCTAAAGGCTTTGCTAGCTTCAGGACTTCTTGACCAAACTGCCCTATTGATAAATATCGCCGAGTTAGTGACTATGTACGATAACAGAATTAATCAAGGACAAGCCGAGTGCGTCAATCGATTGGAAACATACTTGACTAATGTTACTCAAGTAAAAACGATGAACAAAGAGATGatgattgaaaatattgacGTTGAAGATCTTCTTCAGGCTTTGCCTGATTTGGATATTTACACGGACGAGTATAGAACCTTGAAGAATTTTTTGTCTCAAAAGAACTTGGAAGCGAAGATAGGACAAGTTGATGTAAATGCACATCCCACTAGAGGTAGACTGCTGGCACAGTTACTGCAAATGACAGAGCATGCCAATGGTGTTGATGATAGTCTACGTCATTTGGCTAAACAGTTCGTCGACAATGTGGCTTACGAGGGCTACGGCGCTGGCGCTTTGTTGTACCGTTCCAGTTAA
- the LOC140665930 gene encoding serine protease gd isoform X1 codes for MMSKIPILIALLSQLLYTLPEVFGQQSSCSQYFTYIIEPTTNEVMGQIQISSPPKNVELHLKVALSIAVALSTNYVGELELAESKEESVRIVQQGGPLLYHIHFPLRQPIPLLTGLWFNNQQYCSGPRAAGQIVTSIILEHILYPPNALPLSQSSDPNNSPQQNPHTGLRPDISLPVLQPAPVPVYTTRPPIIYTTSRPPNQSLTTVPKKKSTSPRPTTVNFSNEIGNNPFLNPPQQNNNNECGVISHTNDINLLISNGIKTAPGQWPWLAALFIVKLEFEFQCAGSILTNRHVLTAAHCLKLDTSQNNIPPSVLLVSLGRYQLRNWHEQGSVNREISNYILHPDYLHQGSGDSDLAILILRTSVEFSPTIRPICLWYDSIDLQRVVNKTGYVVGWGRDEFGSLYTAEPRITNVPIVSQEECLWSDARFVSFTSNRTFCAGLRDGSGPCNGDSGSGLVLHNPATGRYQLRGIVSRSLFDREKLTCDLTKYVVFVDVAKFMPWITQQIFT; via the exons ATGATGTCCAAGATTCCTATTTTGATTGCGTTGCTGTCGCAACTACTTTACACACTGCCAGAAGTATTCGGACAACAATCTTCATGTTCCCAATACTTTACGTATATAATCGAGCCGACGACGAACGAAGTGATGGGTCAGATTCAAATCTCATCTCCGCCAAAAAACGTCGAACTTCATTTGAAAGTGGCGTTAAGCATCGCCGTTGCACTATCCACG AACTACGTCGGTGAATTGGAATTGGCGGAATCGAAAGAGGAGTCCGTTCGGATTGTTCAACAGGGTGGGCCTTTGTTGTACCACATTCATTTTCCCTTGCGTCAACCGATTCCATTATTGACTGGATTATGGTTTAACAATCAACAATATTGTTCAGGCCCTCGCG CGGCGGGACAAATCGTGACTTCCATCATACTGGAGCACATTCTGTATCCGCCAAATGCGTTACCGCTTTCGCAGAGTTCCGATCCCAATAATTCGCCGCAGCAGAATCCGCACACGGGTTTGCGACCTGATATCTCTTTGCCGGTTCTGCAGCCGGCACCTGTGCCAGTTTACACAACACGTCCGCCAATTATTTACACGACATCACGTCCGCCCAATCAATCCCTTACCACTGTTCCGAAGAAGAAATCTACCAGTCCACGTCCGACTACCGTCAACTTCTCCAACGAGATCGGCAACAATCCATTCTTAAATCCACCTCAACAAAACAATAACAACGAATGCGGTGTCATCTCTCACACCAACGACATTAATTTGCTAATCTCCAACGGAATAAAGACGGCACCGGGGCAGTGGCCATGGCTGGCGGCGCTCTTCATCGTTAAACTCGAGTTCGAATTTCAATGTGCCGGTTCCATTCTGACCAACAGACACGTATTAACAG CGGCGCACTGTCTCAAGCTGGACACAAGCCAGAATAATATCCCCCCCAGTGTGCTGTTGGTATCCTTAGGTCGATACCAATTGCGCAATTGGCATGAACAGGGATCCGTGAATAGGGAAATATCGAACTATATATTGCATCCGGATTATCTTCACCAAGGTAGCGGCGATTCTGATCTGGCGATTCTGATTCTGAGGACTTCTGTCGAATTCAGCCCTACGATCAGACCTATCTGTTTGTGGTACGACTCGATTGACCTCCAAAGAGTCGTTAATAAGACAGGATATGTTGTAGGATGGGGCCGGGATGAGTTTGGCAGTCTTTATACCGCGGAACCTCGAATAACGAACGTGCCGATAGTGAGTCAG GAGGAATGTCTTTGGAGCGATGCACGTTTTGTCAGTTTCACTTCGAATCGCACCTTTTGCGCCGGTTTGCGAGATGGCAGCGGCCCTTGCAACGGTGATAGCGGAAGTGGACTGGTGCTTCATAATCCTGCCACGGGACGTTATCAGCTGCGCGGCATCGTGTCACGGTCGTTGTTCGACCGTGAGAAATTGACCTGCGATCTCACAAAATACGTTGTCTTTGTCGACGTAGCCAAATTCATGCCTTGGATTACACAACAGATCTTCACTTAA
- the LOC140665930 gene encoding serine protease gd isoform X2: protein MIECICNKKSSLYCKEEPTTADEHHDRFASRCPTSTTTECVFGAETISVFTGELSFMMSKIPILIALLSQLLYTLPEVFGQQSSCSQYFTYIIEPTTNEVMGQIQISSPPKNVELHLKVALSIAVALSTNYVGELELAESKEESVRIVQQGGPLLYHIHFPLRQPIPLLTGLWFNNQQYCSGPRAAGQIVTSIILEHILYPPNALPLSQSSDPNNSPQQNPHTGLRPDISLPVLQPAPVPVYTTRPPIIYTTSRPPNQSLTTVPKKKSTSPRPTTVNFSNEIGNNPFLNPPQQNNNNECGVISHTNDINLLISNGIKTAPGQWPWLAALFIVKLEFEFQCAGSILTNRHVLTAAHCLKLDTSQNNIPPSVLLVSLGRYQLRNWHEQGSVNREISNYILHPDYLHQGSGDSDLAILILRTSVEFSPTIRPICLWYDSIDLQRVVNKTGYVVGWGRDEFGSLYTAEPRITNVPIVSQEECLWSDARFVSFTSNRTFCAGLRDGSGPCNGDSGSGLVLHNPATGRYQLRGIVSRSLFDREKLTCDLTKYVVFVDVAKFMPWITQQIFT from the exons ATGATTGAATGTATATGCAACAAAAAG AGTTCTCTCTATTGCAAGGAAGAACCGACGACTGCTGATGAGCATCACGATCGCTTTGCTTCGAGATGCCCCACCTCAACCACTACAGAATGCGTCTTCGGCGCGGAAACTATAAGCGTGTTCACTGGAGAACTG AGCTTTATGATGTCCAAGATTCCTATTTTGATTGCGTTGCTGTCGCAACTACTTTACACACTGCCAGAAGTATTCGGACAACAATCTTCATGTTCCCAATACTTTACGTATATAATCGAGCCGACGACGAACGAAGTGATGGGTCAGATTCAAATCTCATCTCCGCCAAAAAACGTCGAACTTCATTTGAAAGTGGCGTTAAGCATCGCCGTTGCACTATCCACG AACTACGTCGGTGAATTGGAATTGGCGGAATCGAAAGAGGAGTCCGTTCGGATTGTTCAACAGGGTGGGCCTTTGTTGTACCACATTCATTTTCCCTTGCGTCAACCGATTCCATTATTGACTGGATTATGGTTTAACAATCAACAATATTGTTCAGGCCCTCGCG CGGCGGGACAAATCGTGACTTCCATCATACTGGAGCACATTCTGTATCCGCCAAATGCGTTACCGCTTTCGCAGAGTTCCGATCCCAATAATTCGCCGCAGCAGAATCCGCACACGGGTTTGCGACCTGATATCTCTTTGCCGGTTCTGCAGCCGGCACCTGTGCCAGTTTACACAACACGTCCGCCAATTATTTACACGACATCACGTCCGCCCAATCAATCCCTTACCACTGTTCCGAAGAAGAAATCTACCAGTCCACGTCCGACTACCGTCAACTTCTCCAACGAGATCGGCAACAATCCATTCTTAAATCCACCTCAACAAAACAATAACAACGAATGCGGTGTCATCTCTCACACCAACGACATTAATTTGCTAATCTCCAACGGAATAAAGACGGCACCGGGGCAGTGGCCATGGCTGGCGGCGCTCTTCATCGTTAAACTCGAGTTCGAATTTCAATGTGCCGGTTCCATTCTGACCAACAGACACGTATTAACAG CGGCGCACTGTCTCAAGCTGGACACAAGCCAGAATAATATCCCCCCCAGTGTGCTGTTGGTATCCTTAGGTCGATACCAATTGCGCAATTGGCATGAACAGGGATCCGTGAATAGGGAAATATCGAACTATATATTGCATCCGGATTATCTTCACCAAGGTAGCGGCGATTCTGATCTGGCGATTCTGATTCTGAGGACTTCTGTCGAATTCAGCCCTACGATCAGACCTATCTGTTTGTGGTACGACTCGATTGACCTCCAAAGAGTCGTTAATAAGACAGGATATGTTGTAGGATGGGGCCGGGATGAGTTTGGCAGTCTTTATACCGCGGAACCTCGAATAACGAACGTGCCGATAGTGAGTCAG GAGGAATGTCTTTGGAGCGATGCACGTTTTGTCAGTTTCACTTCGAATCGCACCTTTTGCGCCGGTTTGCGAGATGGCAGCGGCCCTTGCAACGGTGATAGCGGAAGTGGACTGGTGCTTCATAATCCTGCCACGGGACGTTATCAGCTGCGCGGCATCGTGTCACGGTCGTTGTTCGACCGTGAGAAATTGACCTGCGATCTCACAAAATACGTTGTCTTTGTCGACGTAGCCAAATTCATGCCTTGGATTACACAACAGATCTTCACTTAA